One stretch of Oncorhynchus clarkii lewisi isolate Uvic-CL-2024 chromosome 3, UVic_Ocla_1.0, whole genome shotgun sequence DNA includes these proteins:
- the LOC139405984 gene encoding dual specificity protein kinase CLK2-like, with translation MVVEQRVELRNMVVEQRVELCITKTELQFYKNKVEELERENTGQLSGLSLPLYEVISLLGEGTFGKVVTCVDQRRAGARVALKIIKNMEKYRQAAKLEINVLEKINEKDPHNKHQCVQMLDWFDYHGHVCISMELLALSTFDFLKENNFLPYCMDHIRQMAYQICLAVNFLHINKLTHTDLKPENILFVNSDYTITYNAEKKRDERKVKDTTVKLVDFGSATFDHEHHSTIISTRHYRAPEVILELGWSHPCDVWSIGCILFEYYEGFTLYQTHDNQEHLAMMERVRGPLPSTMICKTRIIFLL, from the exons atggtggtggaacagagagtggagctgaggaacatggtggtggaacagagagtggagctgtGTATCACTAAGACTGAACTGCAGTTCTACAAGAACAAGGTGgaggaactggagagagagaacacaggtcaA CTTTCTggactgtctctgcctctct ATGAGGTTATCAGTCTGTTGGGAGAGGGCACCTTTGGGAAGGTGGTGACGTGTGTGGACCAGCGCAG ggctgGGGCACGTGTAGCTCTGAAGATCATTAAGAACATGGAGAAGTACAGACAAGCTGCTAAACTGGAGATCAATGTCCTGGAGAAAATCAACGAGAAAGACCCACACAACAAACA tcaatgTGTTCAGATGCTGGACTGGTTTGACTACCATGGTCATGTGTGTATATCCATGGAGCTGCTAGCCCTCAGCACTTTTGACTTCCTGAAGGAGAACAACTTCCTGCCGTACTGTATGGATCACATCCGCCAGATGGCCTACCAGATCTGCCTCGCTGTCAACT TTCTCCATATCAACAAGCTGACCCACACTGACCTCAAACCTGAGAACATCCTGTTTGTCAACTCTGACTACACCATCACTTACAACGCTgagaag aaGCGGGATGAGAGGAAAGTGAAGGATACAACAGTAAAGCTGGTGGATTTTGGCAGTGCCACGTTTGACCACGAACACCACAGCACCATCATATCTACACGCCACTACCGCGCTCCTGAAGTTATTCTGG AGCTGGGCTGGAGTCATCCGTGTGATGTCTGGAGTATCGGCTGCATCCTGTTTGAGTACTATGAAGGCTTCACCCTATATCAG ACCCATGACAACCAGGAGCACCTGGCCATGATGGAGAGAGTACGGGGACCTCTCCCCTCTACGATGATCTGCAAGACCAG Gatcattttcctgctgtga
- the LOC139388544 gene encoding KH homology domain-containing protein 4-like isoform X2 has product MSFSGTQNGGRRSKWDQPGPGPGSDQMGEAEAAPTGALDAAAAVAAKINAMLVAKGKLKPSQIGPSGPSGPPDKVVGAGKPQPPMKAKDDLVVAEVEINDVPLPCRNLLTRGQTQDEISKVSGAAVSTRGRYMAAVEKYKAPQGDRPLYLHVQGQTRELVDRAVNRIKEIITNGVVKAATSSYSGTGATVPVYQQHKPQPPSLPPINHHHRPHFQSGMHYVQEKLFVGLEHAIQGFSVKERVEGPGSSYLQHIQGETGAKVFLRGKGSGCLEPASGREAFEPMYIYISHPKPEGLAAAKTLCDNLLQTVHADYSVFLNQMSVMMPTPGFMQPPMANGMPPQPPYYPPSGYQPSYPLPVPPPQPIPPPYAVPPPIPPGLPAGLPPPTRYALPPAPVTLPQTLPPPFPPAAPVPPKAPPPVVSANPPQKRRFTEEVPDESDSGLLGYQHGPIHMTNLGAGFPVGSPGPEASGPTPPSSSGPPRERDSRQLMPPPPIPMNGGMTPKMEERRLLQGPLDPSVKRMKTGLVAYAGDSSDEEEDHSTPKTLGAGNHGNVAGATHSTPTSSSGWTLGYRCPPPPPQRAKTQQAQSQQPMPFWMAP; this is encoded by the exons ATGTCATTTAGTGGAACGCAAAACGGCGG GCGCCGTAGTAAATGGGACCAGCCGGGCCCAGGTCCTGGTTCAGACCAGATGGGGGAGGCGGAGGCAGCTCCTACAGGTGCTCTGGACGCTGCAGCTGCTGTGGCAGCTAAGATCAACGCCATGCTGGTAGCCAAGGGCAAGCTCAAGCCCTCCCAGATAGGACCCTCTGGACCATCTGGACCCCCAGACAAG GTTGTGGGTGCAGGGAAGCCCCAGCCTCCTATGAAAGCGAAGGATGACCTGGTGGTTGCGGAGGTGGAGATCAACGACGTTCCTCTCCCCTGCCGGAACCTGCTGACCCGCGGACAGACACAGGACGAG ATCAGCAAAGTGAGCGGTGCTGCTGTGTCCACCAGGGGGCGATACATGGCAGCAGTGGAGAAGTACAAGGCTCCACAAGG GGACCGACCCCTCTATCTTCACGTCCAGGGCCAGACCAGGGAGCTTGTTGACA GAGCTGTGAACCGCATCAAGGAGATCATCACTAACGGAGTGGTGAAGGCGGCCACCTCCTCCTACAGCGGAACCGGAGCCACAGTCCCAGTCTACCAGCAACACAAACCCCAGCCTCCCTCACTGCCTCCCATCAACCACCATCACAGACCACACTTTCAGTCTGGG ATGCACTATGTGCAGGAAAAGTTGTTTGTGGGTCTGGAGCATGCCATCCAGGGCTTCTCAGTGAAGGAGAGGGTGGAAGGGCCAGGCAGCTCCTACCTGCAGCACATCCAGGGTGAGACTGGGGCCAAGGTCTTCCTCAGGGGGAAGGGATCAGGCTGTCTGGAGCCCGCCTCTGGGCGAGAGGCCTTCGAACCGATGTACATCTACATCAG tcaTCCCAAACCAGAGGGCCTTGCTGCAGCTAAGACCCTGTGTGACAACCTGCTGCAGACG gtccaTGCAGACTATTCTGTCTTCCTCAACCAGATGAGTGTCATGATGCCTACTCCCG gctTTATGCAGCCCCCCATGGCCAATGGGATGCCCCCCCAGCCCCCTTACTACCCCCCATCGGGGTACCAGCCCAGCTACCCCCTCCCTGTACCTCCCCCTCAGCCCATTCCTCCCCCCTACGCTGTCCCCCCTCCCATTCCCCCTGGGCTGCCTGCCGGTCTCCCCCCTCCCACCCGGTACGCCCTCCCCCCTGCACCTGTCACTTTACCACAG ACTCTCCCACCTCCTTTCCCACCCGCTGCTCCGGTTCCGCCCAAAGCTCCGCCTCCTGTAGTCTCAGCCAATCCGCCGCAGAAAAGACGCTTCACGGAGGAGGTGCCAGACGAGAGTGACAGCGGTCTGCTGGGATACCAG CATGGACCCATTCATATGACTAATTTAGGTGCAGGCTTCCCTGTGGGCAGCCCCGGCCCAGAGGCTTCAGGACCCACGCCACCGAGTTCCTCCGGGCCGCcgagggagagggacag TAGGCAGCTGATGCCTCCACCACCCATTCCAATGAACGGAGGCATGACACccaagatggaggagaggaggctgcTGCAAGGCCCCCTGG atCCCTCAGTGAAGAGGATGAAGACGGGGCTCGTGGCGTACGCTGGTGACTCCTCGGACGAAGAGGAGGACCACTCCACCCCCAAAACCTTGGGGGCAGGTAACCATGGTAACGTCGCTGGGGCAACCCACTCCACCCCCACGTCATCCTCGGGCTGGACTCTGGGGTACCGCTGTCCCCCTCCGCCTCCCCAACGTGCCAAAACACAGCAGGCACAGTCACAGCAGCCCATGCCCTTCTGGATGGCCCCATAA
- the LOC139388544 gene encoding KH homology domain-containing protein 4-like isoform X1 — MSFSGTQNGGRRSKWDQPGPGPGSDQMGEAEAAPTGALDAAAAVAAKINAMLVAKGKLKPSQIGPSGPSGPPDKVVGAGKPQPPMKAKDDLVVAEVEINDVPLPCRNLLTRGQTQDEISKVSGAAVSTRGRYMAAVEKYKAPQGDRPLYLHVQGQTRELVDRAVNRIKEIITNGVVKAATSSYSGTGATVPVYQQHKPQPPSLPPINHHHRPHFQSGMHYVQEKLFVGLEHAIQGFSVKERVEGPGSSYLQHIQGETGAKVFLRGKGSGCLEPASGREAFEPMYIYISHPKPEGLAAAKTLCDNLLQTVHADYSVFLNQMSVMMPTPGFMQPPMANGMPPQPPYYPPSGYQPSYPLPVPPPQPIPPPYAVPPPIPPGLPAGLPPPTRYALPPAPVTLPQTLPPPFPPAAPVPPKAPPPVVSANPPQKRRFTEEVPDESDSGLLGYQHGPIHMTNLGAGFPVGSPGPEASGPTPPSSSGPPRERDSSRQLMPPPPIPMNGGMTPKMEERRLLQGPLDPSVKRMKTGLVAYAGDSSDEEEDHSTPKTLGAGNHGNVAGATHSTPTSSSGWTLGYRCPPPPPQRAKTQQAQSQQPMPFWMAP, encoded by the exons ATGTCATTTAGTGGAACGCAAAACGGCGG GCGCCGTAGTAAATGGGACCAGCCGGGCCCAGGTCCTGGTTCAGACCAGATGGGGGAGGCGGAGGCAGCTCCTACAGGTGCTCTGGACGCTGCAGCTGCTGTGGCAGCTAAGATCAACGCCATGCTGGTAGCCAAGGGCAAGCTCAAGCCCTCCCAGATAGGACCCTCTGGACCATCTGGACCCCCAGACAAG GTTGTGGGTGCAGGGAAGCCCCAGCCTCCTATGAAAGCGAAGGATGACCTGGTGGTTGCGGAGGTGGAGATCAACGACGTTCCTCTCCCCTGCCGGAACCTGCTGACCCGCGGACAGACACAGGACGAG ATCAGCAAAGTGAGCGGTGCTGCTGTGTCCACCAGGGGGCGATACATGGCAGCAGTGGAGAAGTACAAGGCTCCACAAGG GGACCGACCCCTCTATCTTCACGTCCAGGGCCAGACCAGGGAGCTTGTTGACA GAGCTGTGAACCGCATCAAGGAGATCATCACTAACGGAGTGGTGAAGGCGGCCACCTCCTCCTACAGCGGAACCGGAGCCACAGTCCCAGTCTACCAGCAACACAAACCCCAGCCTCCCTCACTGCCTCCCATCAACCACCATCACAGACCACACTTTCAGTCTGGG ATGCACTATGTGCAGGAAAAGTTGTTTGTGGGTCTGGAGCATGCCATCCAGGGCTTCTCAGTGAAGGAGAGGGTGGAAGGGCCAGGCAGCTCCTACCTGCAGCACATCCAGGGTGAGACTGGGGCCAAGGTCTTCCTCAGGGGGAAGGGATCAGGCTGTCTGGAGCCCGCCTCTGGGCGAGAGGCCTTCGAACCGATGTACATCTACATCAG tcaTCCCAAACCAGAGGGCCTTGCTGCAGCTAAGACCCTGTGTGACAACCTGCTGCAGACG gtccaTGCAGACTATTCTGTCTTCCTCAACCAGATGAGTGTCATGATGCCTACTCCCG gctTTATGCAGCCCCCCATGGCCAATGGGATGCCCCCCCAGCCCCCTTACTACCCCCCATCGGGGTACCAGCCCAGCTACCCCCTCCCTGTACCTCCCCCTCAGCCCATTCCTCCCCCCTACGCTGTCCCCCCTCCCATTCCCCCTGGGCTGCCTGCCGGTCTCCCCCCTCCCACCCGGTACGCCCTCCCCCCTGCACCTGTCACTTTACCACAG ACTCTCCCACCTCCTTTCCCACCCGCTGCTCCGGTTCCGCCCAAAGCTCCGCCTCCTGTAGTCTCAGCCAATCCGCCGCAGAAAAGACGCTTCACGGAGGAGGTGCCAGACGAGAGTGACAGCGGTCTGCTGGGATACCAG CATGGACCCATTCATATGACTAATTTAGGTGCAGGCTTCCCTGTGGGCAGCCCCGGCCCAGAGGCTTCAGGACCCACGCCACCGAGTTCCTCCGGGCCGCcgagggagagggacag caGTAGGCAGCTGATGCCTCCACCACCCATTCCAATGAACGGAGGCATGACACccaagatggaggagaggaggctgcTGCAAGGCCCCCTGG atCCCTCAGTGAAGAGGATGAAGACGGGGCTCGTGGCGTACGCTGGTGACTCCTCGGACGAAGAGGAGGACCACTCCACCCCCAAAACCTTGGGGGCAGGTAACCATGGTAACGTCGCTGGGGCAACCCACTCCACCCCCACGTCATCCTCGGGCTGGACTCTGGGGTACCGCTGTCCCCCTCCGCCTCCCCAACGTGCCAAAACACAGCAGGCACAGTCACAGCAGCCCATGCCCTTCTGGATGGCCCCATAA
- the LOC139405738 gene encoding low affinity immunoglobulin gamma Fc region receptor III-like — MPTLTVEPSGRQVYTEDTVTLACRLPGHSGLGWQFYWHKDRQDTVPVEQMWGSGGGGAVYQLWRASVTHTGQYWCRAGRGQPVFYTQYSQAASVNVIELFTSVTLSAFPSTVVKEGGAFNLTCEAQFSNCKLSQHHGNHSLHSHPDPDRNWTTVVVTFSFLRDGWPVARDSVSGMYSVARASRCHIGTYSCVARAGRARRSSQEISITLDNLSLILVTCFGTFLILSVAPLAFFVRLYAMRLWQLRGRGQGELQCNECSTIQGPKWRTDVSGPS; from the exons ATGCCGACTCTGACCGTGGAGCCTTCAGGACGACAGGTGTACACTGAGGACACAGTCACCTTGGCATGTCGGTTACCTGGCCACTCTGGGCTGGGCTGGCAGTTCTACTGGCACAAAGACAG GCAGGACACTGTCCCTGTGGAGCAGATGTGGGGCAGTGGTGGAGGTGGGGCGGTCTACCAACTGTGGCGtgcctctgtcacacacacaggccagTACTGGTGCAGAGCAGGGAGAGGACAGCCAGTCTTCTACACCCAATACAGCCAGGCAGCCTCTGTTAATGTCATTG AGCTCTTCACATCAGTGACTTTGTCAGCATTTCCTTCGACCGTGGTCAAAGAGGGCGGGGCTTTCAACCTCACCTGTGAGGCCCAGTTTAGCAACTGCAAGCTGAGCCAACATCATGGTAACCACAGTCTACATAGTCACCCTGATCCTGACCGTAACTGGACCACAGTGGTTGTAACATTCTCCTTCCTGCGGGACGGCTGGCCAGTGGCCAGGGACTCTGTCAGTGGGATGTACAGCGTAGCGAGGGCTTCTAGGTGTCACATTGGGACCTACAGCTGTGTGGCCAGAGCAGGCCGGGCCAGGAGGAGCAGTCAGGAGATCAGCATCACACTAGACA ACCTGTCTCTGATACTGGTCACCTGCTTTGGCACCTTCCTGATCCTCTCCGTGGCTCCATTGGCATTTTTTGTGAGACTATACGCGATGAGAT TATGGCAGCTCAGAGGCAGAGGACAAGGAGAATTGCAGTGCAAtgagtgcagtacaatacagggACCAAAATGGAGGACAG ATGTATCTGGACCCAGCTGA